From Sphingomonas psychrotolerans:
CACCGCAAGCCGTCAAGCGGTGTCGTCTCATTCACCTTTTCCAACGCATCGAGAAACGGGGAGATGTTCTCGTTGTAGCTGGCGTGCATACGGAAGGGGATGCGTCGCTCGACCAGCCTTTTCACATCTTCCTCGACGAAGCGCCGCATCTTCTCTGGGTCGATGATGATGGCCGGGCGGTCAAAATTCTCATGATCGTGGACTTCCGCGCTCAGGACTTCCCCGGCCCCTCGATACTCATGGCCATGCGGCAAGGTAGGATACAGGTTCTGTCCGGGGCTTATCGGCGCCGTCTTCGTTATAGCCTCTAGCTCTAGATCCACCATGTTTACTGGACCGCCATTGCCGAGCTGTAGATCCACGAAGGGCATGCGCACATTGAGGCGGTTGTCTCGCGCAAGCACGGCAACCCTCGCCTGTGCTTTAGGGTAGGCCCACCTGCTGCCGTTATCGACGATCGATGTGACACCGAATCGGTTCAGGCCATGGATGCTACTGACCAGCGAACTCACTTCCTCGTCGAACGTGGGCTGCGGCACCGCCATCTCGAGAGCGACGAACAACCAGGTATTGCCGTAGATAACTCCCGTGGGGTTCCCGCGACTGTCCTTTTCAATCTCGGTGCCCGGCACCTTCGGGAACCGATCGGTGCCCACGCCCAGCACATCCAGCGCCTGCTTGTTCAAGTAGGCGCGGTTATAGGCGTATTGCACGATCATCGGCCGATTGGGCACCGCCTTGCGGAGTTCAGCCAGCGTGGGGAAGCGGTTCTCCTTGAACTGGTACGGGGACCAGCCTCCAATCACCTTGACCCACTGGCCATCCGGAGTGCGGCCCGCTTGCTCGTGAAGCATGGTCAACGCCTGACGTAGCGTCGGCACGCCGTCCCATCGCACATTGTAGTTATAGGCCAAGTCGTTGAGGACATGGATATGCGCATCGATAATGCCCGGGATGAGCCTGCGGCTGTGCGCATCAATGACCTTGGTCTCGGCACTCTTTAGGCCAAGAATATCGGCGTCGGATCCGACGGAGTAAATGCGGCCATTTTTTACGGCCAGCGCCGTCGCTTCTGGCTGCGCTCGGTTGCCGGTGGAGATCTTGGCGTTGAATACGATCAGATCGGCTCCGGTATGGCCCTGCGTTGATTGTGCCTGTAGCGCGGAGAACGATGTGATCGCGACGATTGCGACAAATGCTTTCCTGATCATATTAGCCTCGCTTAGCTGTTTGTTTGGACGGAGTGCGGGAGGCTGGAGGCGAGCACCTCAGCCAGTTCGATGAGATTGCCGAAAGGATCGGCGAAAAAGCGAGTTTGCGGCCGATTGCTTCGACCACGAATGGCTCGGCGACGATGGTCACGCCGCGCGCGCGAAGCTCCTCGAGCGTTTCGGCACCATCGACGACGCTGAGACAAAAATGGTGATAGCCCGCGAAGTCGAGGGTGCCGCCCAAGTGTGAGTAGGGCCGCACATCTTGCGGAACCGGCTCACCGCCAACGATAGTTTCGATGCAGAAACGATCGTCGACGGGCGAAGCGAGGTAGCCGAGCCTCTGGTCGGCGTAGTCCCATTCGGCGACCACACGAAAGTCGAGCGATGCGACATACCATCGCTTGGCGATCTCGAAGTCGGGCGTGCGCACCGCGACGTGGTGACCGCGCATGTCGGCGAAGGGTGAAGCATCATTAAGCGCGGGCGGAGTGAGGTCAGCCACAGGCGTTGTCCGTCGAATTGAGGATGAAGGTTTTGAACTCGGAGCCCGCTCGGCCGCGCCGATGCGGCGGTGGCCGATCCCGCCTTTCCTCGGTTGGGCCACGCGGCAATGCGCGGTGAGCGGCGGATAGCGCATCGTCAGAACCTAAAGGTGGTCTGGGCGCCGACCATCTTGATGGTGCGCGCCGGGCCGGTATCACGAATGAATGGGCCGGGGTCGAAAGCACTCAGCGAGGCGGTGAGGTTCAGCTTCGGTGTCGCCTGCCAGCTGGCGGCAAGCTCGATCTGCTTTCCGATGAAGCGCGCGTCGCTGGTCTTGCCGCTTCGTACCAGAAACCCTGGGATGGCGTAGATCCCGTCGTGTACACTCTCACGCCAATAGGCAACTCCGGTCAGCGATACGGCGATGTCCTTGCGCGGATGAACCGTGGTCGAAGGTCGGAGATGGATGAGGTTCCGCGGACCGATAGGTGAAAGGGCTCCGAAATACTTGCCGTTCGGGAAAAGCGGATTCAGCGTCCCCAGCTTCCGGTCGTTCGGGTCACCGTCGCCCGAAACAACATCGGCAGTAAGCGCGATCTCTGGTCGGAGTGGCGAGTTCCGGAAGCGGTACCCTGTCTCTGCCCCGACGCCCCAGGCCGCCGAGCGGTAACCGGCAAATGTGCCGCGCTGCACCGCTGCCTCGGCGTTCCAATACCAGGCGCCATTGTCTCCGAAGAACCTTGTGCCGATGGTGTGCGCCAGCTGCCTGCCGGCGCCTTGGTCGAAGACGGCGTTTCGGTCTCGCAGGCCGATATAGTAGATATCGACACCATATGTGTGCTTCGCGTTGAGCCATTGTGTGGCGTAGACGCCCCAGACTGCTTTATTACGCGAGCGTCGGTCGTTGAACGCGCCCAGCTTCGTGTCGACCGGCTGAAGGTAGAAGCCAGTTATTTGGCGGCTCTTACCGGTGGCGATACCCTCGAATCCGTCAAACGGCAGCGGAACGCCGGTTCCATAGCGCCTGTCGATAAACCGTCCCGAACCGAGCGAAACTAGCTTCCGCCCGGCAGACAGTCGAAGCACATCCCCGCTCGGTACCGGGATGTCTACGTCGACAAACGCCTGCAGCATGTCGACGCCGGTAGCGTCCGCAGGTCCCTTCCGGCGGTCTGTTCCGGAGATAGCCGAAACGATCGGCATCGCAAAAAACCGCAGCTTGCCGACATGAAGATCAGCATAAGGCATCAGTCGATTCCAGACGTAATCGTCGTTCGGCGACGCTCCCCAGTTCACATTCTCATAGCCTTCGTAGCGTGAACGCGCCTCCAGGCCCGTGGTCAGATAGATGGAGCCATCCTCGTTCAGCGGGATATACTTCAACGGCTCGGCCCAATCGCCCGTCCGGGCTGCGGGATCGGCGAGGGTGGACCAGTTTTCTGAATAGCGATCGATGGTGAGCGTCGGAGCGCGTTCCAGATTGGTCGACACCTGCGCACTTGCTGCGGAAGGCGATATCAAGGCGGCCGCGACGAAGATCAGGCACGGTCCGGCGTTCGCCAGCCGAGGGACTCCACTTCGATTGCGATCATCGGAAGTCGGCCGCCTTGGCGCGCTTCCGACCTTGTAGGGGGGGGTGGCGAGCATCGACATGCCCGCAGGCTGCCGCAACGCGTTTTGTCGATGCTCGCCAATCACGGCGATCAGCCCGCGTCGGTATCGACGGGGGTCTTCAAGAGTTGCTGCTCCCACAGATACGCGATGCCGGCGCCTCCCGCGTGGTCGATCAGGATCTCCGGGAGAAGCGCCGCGGTGTCGGTCCGCGCCCAATCGCGCTGCCACTCCGAGACCACGGCCATCCAGGTCATCACGTTCACTCCGCCGGCGACCAAGCGCTGAATGGCGACCTGATGTGCCTCGACCGATGCACCGCCGCTGGCGTCAGTAACGACCGTTACATCCCAGCCTTCGCCGGCCGCGTGAAGCGCTGGCATAGCTACGCAGACCTCGGTCCAGAGACCGGCAATGATGAGCTGCTTGCGACCAGTCGCCTTGACCGCGTCGACAGTGGGCTTGTCTTCCCAGGTATTGATGAAAGTGCGGTCGATTACCTCCTGATCCGGGAACAGGTCAGTGAGCTGCTTGAAGAGTAGCCCACCCCGGTTGGCGATGACGCTGGTCAGGATCGTTGGGACCTTGAACACCTTGGCGGCCTTCGCAAGAGCTGTCGTGTTGTTCACGACCGCCTGCGGATCATGGCTGTTCGTGTTGGCAAGCTGATAAGGTTGGTGATCGATCAAAAGGAGCACTGAATCTTCGGGACGAAGAAGCGAGTTGAGCCCATTGCGGAAAGTCATGGCGGTTCTCTCTTCTGCAAGTGCTTGCATTGGTTGCTGGGACATCGAACGAGACGCGAGCCCAGTTGAAGTGTTGCCATTCCGGTATCCGCGGCGGTAGCATCGTCCGGTGACATGCTGTGTCGCAGGACGGGGAACGCTGGATGGACATTGAAGACTTGCGGACGTTCGTTGAGGTCGCTGACGCAGGTGGCGTCACGCCCGCCTCGCGGCGGCTGGGCATCTCCAAGTCGATGGTTAGCCGCCGCCTTGTCCGACTGGAAGCGGAGTTGAGTGTCCAGCTTCTTGCGCGCACCACACGGGGTGCGGCGCTTACCGAGGCCGGAGCGACGTTCCGGGACTATGCCGCCCGGGTGATCGCCGAAATCGATGTCGCCAAGGAAACGATCCTTCCGGCGGGCGAGTTGCGGGGCCGCCTGCGCGTCGCAGCGCCCTTGTCATTCGGGCCGACGCATTTCGCGCCGGTCCTTGCCGAAATGGCGGCGCGCCATCCAGAGCTTCATATCCATTCATGCTACACAGATCGGTTCGTCGACCTCATTACGGAGGGTTACGATTGTGCGATACGCGTCGGTACGCTGCCCGATTCGAACCTGATCGCAAGGAGGATCGGCCCCATCCGCGCGGGGTATGTCGCATCGCCGGCCTACATCAAGAAGTACGGATCTCCAGAAACCCCAGAGGAGTTCGTCACTCATCAGGCGGTCATGCAGGGCACGGAGACATGGCCAGCAGCGGACGGCGACAAGATCATCGCGATGCGGCCGCGGGGGCGATTCAAAGCAGATAACGCCGTCGCCCTCATCGCCGCTGCGATCCAAGGCGTCGGCATCGCCGGAGTCCCACTCGACCTGGTCAAGGAACATCTAGCTTCCGGCGTTCTGGTGCCCGTGATGCCTCGCTATCCGATCCCCGAACTCGCCATCTATGTTGTCCGTCCCCCGGGGCAGCATCCTTCGCGAAAAGTGCGCGTGCTCACCGAAATGCTGATCGAGTGCTTCAGCGAGCACAAAGCCGACCAAAGCGCAAACTAGTCGCTGGCGTTCCGGAGGCTGCGACACACATTGCCTCGGCGTGGCACTACCTTGCTCTGACCCGCGATGTCAGAGCGGTGATCCCGCTCGGAAGGCGGGGAGATTATAGTCGAGCGTCGGAGCGCTCGAGCGGGCTTTATCGACAGATCGCCGACCGCCGCGCTCTCAAGGGGCGCCATAATCTTCTCCGTCCGGCAAACCCCTGTGTATCGAGAGGTGAGATACACCATAGCGGGGTGCATGCTGACAGATCCGCCAGTCCGCCCATACCTGGCCTTTGCCTCGCTCAAGTGGAAGCATCTAACGTCCGGACAGCCAGCGCAACCTCAGTGCCGAGTAGCTCTATCGCACGCAGCATCGCGGCAGTCTCTGAGGCTGCAGACGTCATCTGGAAAGCAACTCGCGAAAGGCCCCCAAGGACCTCGTTAGCGTGTTGGATCTTTGCGGCAACAGTCGCAGGATTCCCAATAAGGAAAGCCCCTTCGGGACCCGCTGTCGCTTCGAACTGCGCGCGCGTTGGCTGAGACCAACCACGTTCGCGCGCATATTTGGAGATCATCTGCGCCCAGCCGGGATAGAAGGCATCACGGGCTGCCGCGTCACTGTCCGCAACGAAGCCCATGGCATGAATCGCTACCTTGAGCTGCACGGGATCGTGGCCCGCGCGCGCGCCAGCCTCGCGGTAAAGGTCGACTAGCGGACGAAACCGATCGAACGTGCCGCCGACGATTGCGATCATCAGTGGCAACCCCAGGCGGCCAGCGCGCTCGAATGATTCAGGGGTCCCGCCGACACCTATCCAAACGGGCAAGCGGGCCTGATGCGGTCGCGGAAACACACCCTGTCCTGTCAGCGGCGCCCGGAACCGCCCTTTCCAAGTGGGATGGGTCGTTTCTCGAAGCAGCAGGAGCAGGTCGAGTTTCTCCGCAAAGAGTTCGTCATAGTCTCGCATCGGAAGGCCGAACAAAGGGAAAGCTTCCACCGAGGATCCCCTTCCGGCGACGATCTCAGCGCGGCCGCGGGATATGAGATCAAGCGTCGCGAACTCCTGAAAAAGCCGGACCGGATCGACGGCACCGAGAACCGTTACCGCGCTAGTGAGCCTGATCCGTTCTGTACGTGCCGCGGCCGCAGCCAGGATCGTCACCGGCGAGGAGTCAAGAAACTCGGACCGGTGGTGTTCGCCAATGCCAAAAAAGTGGAGCCCTACCCGCTCCGCAAGCTCGATCTCTTCGAGCACGCCAGCCATTCGATCAGCTGCCGCAGGCAGCGCGCCGTTTACCGGATCGGGGAAGATAGCTGCGAAGCTGTCAATGCCAATTTCCATATCACGTCCTTGTCGTTCCGACACCATGCCGCCGATCGATCCGCCCAGCAGTGATCAAGGAGGCGCGGCCCCGCGCTGATGGGAGCATGCTGGAGGCAGCGAGATACCGCTACGTGACGTTGGCATCCCTTATGCGGATACGCTAGCATCGTATTCCGCTACTTTGCGTCACAGATTCGAGGACGAGCGTGAACACCCAAGACTTACGAACCTTCGTGGAGGTCGCGGATGCCGGCGGCGTGACGGCTGCTGCCCGTCGCCTCGGTATCGGGAAGGCGATCGTCAGCCGGCAGCTTATCCGCTTGGAGGCGGATCTCGGCGTCCAGCTGCTTGCCCGAACAACACGGGGGGCCTCGCTGACCGAGGCAGGCGCGACGTTCCGAGAATATGCCGCAAAGGTCATAGCGGATCTTGATACCGCGCGAGAGACAATCGTGCCGAACGGAGAGCTCCGTGGTCGCCTTCGGATCGCTGCGCCGCTGTCATTTGGACCGACGCACCTGGCCCCCGTCCTAGCTCAGCTTGGGCGCCTGCATCCTTCCTTGCACATTCAGACTTGTTACAGCGACCGGCACGTGAACCTGATAGAGGAGGGGTTCGATTGCGCCATTCGGTTTGGACGCCCCGCACCATCGACGCTTCTCGCCAGGCGCATTGCGCCGCTCTATGCATCGCTCGTGGCCAGCCCGGACTACATCGCGAGGCGTGGGTCACCAGAGACGCTGGAAGATTTGCTTAGTCATGAGGCGCTTCTCCAAGGCACTGAGCCGTGGGACTTTGTCGATGGCGACAAGACCGTCACGCTCAATGTTCAGGGTCGCTTCAAGGCTGATAATGGAGTCGCGATCACAGCCGCAGCGCTTGCGGGTCTCGGCATTGCTTGCCTGCCTGACGGCTTGATTGTCGAGCATTTGGCATCAGGAGCACTCGTGCGCGTGATGTCTCATTATCCGCAACCAGTGTACGGCATTTTCGTTATTCGCCCACCCGGGCAACACCCGTTGCGCAAGGTCCGAGCCCTCACCGAGCTTTTGATCGAGCGTCTTGGAGCACCAGATAGTCTGTCTAATAACCCGTCAGGCTGACAGCCGAGGCGAGCGTGATGGGGTTTGGCAAGCCCACGCGAATGACGCTTCTCAGTGCCGCGCGTCTCTGTTTTTGCGACACAGTTGCCTGTCTGCCGCGACTACAGAAAGGCGCTCATCGACGATAGCGTGCGCAGTCGAAAGGGGGCTCCCATGCGCCACAACATCGTCATCACTGAATCTCAGACACAAGTTACCACTGTCGATACACTTCGAGACCCGCAGACCAGTTCTATGCTGTCGAGCATTGCTTTGATACTCGACTCGAAAAGGCCCGCGAACCTGCGTCGCAGTTTCCGCTACCTCGCCACTTTTACGTTTTCGTCGTTCGCAATGACCGCTTGCGCCGCCTCCCAAGAAAACCCGGGTGCAGCATCCGATGGGAATTGGGCGTCGTACAACCGGACCTTGGCCGGGGACAGATTTTCGCCTCTCGCTGATATCACCCGGGAGAACGTCGGGTCGCTCGTCCGCAAGTGCGAGTATGCCCTGTCAGAGCCGTCATCTTTTCAAACCGGCCCGCTCGCGATCGATGGGGTCCTCTACTTCACCACCCCCGGTGGTTCGTTCGCAGTTGATGCCGGGACCTGCAAGGAACGCTGGCACATCACGCATCCGGTGCCGACTGGAGAAGGTGTCATCACCGCTAACCGCGGCTTCGCGTATCATGACGGGGTCCTGTTCCGCGGAACGATGGAGGGTCATGTCCTCGCGATCTCTCCGAAGGATGGTCGCACGCTCTGGGATGTTCAGATCCCTGACGCCGGGCCCGGGGTCAGCATCCCGATGGCGCCGATCGCCGCTGACGGTAAGGTGTTCATCGGCAATGCTGGCGGCGACCGCGCGAATGTGACCGGCCACGCCTACGCGTTCGATGCGAAGACCGGCAAGATGCTCTGGCGTTTCGAGGTCGTGCCCGACACCCCCGAGATCCGCGCAACCTGGAAGATGCCGAAAGGTAACCCTCTGTCTGGCGGTGGGATTTGGACCTCGCTCACCTATGACGAAGCAGCCGGCGTCGTCTACGTTCCGACAGGCAATCCCGCTCCGGACTTCGACGGCGAGCTTCGACAGGGTGATAACCTTTACGTCAATTCAGTCATTGCCATCGACGGGAAGACCGGCCGGCGGATCGCCCACAATCAGGTCGTGAAGCAGGACTACCACGACTGGGGTCTGAGCGGCCCCCCGGCGCTGTTCACCACCGCTGGGGGCAAGCGCGTCGTCGCCTCTGCGAACAAGGATGGCATGCTGTCAGTGCTCGATCGCGGCGATCTGAAATCAGGTCTCCCGCTCCTCTACGGGCAGCCAACAACAACCCGCAAGAATGTGGATGTGCCGCTGTCGCGCGAGCGAGCCACGGAATTCTGTCCGGGCATGTTCGGCGGGAGTGAGTGGAATGGCGCGGCCTTCAGTCCCAAGCTCAATACGATATTCGTGGGTGCGGTGGATTGGTGTTCACGCGTGACGCTGACGCCCAAGGACGCACCTGTGCCAAAAACGGGCGACATCTGGCTCGGCATCAAGGAGCCTATGACCGAGGCGATGATGCCGTGGTCGACTGCTCGCGGCTGGCTTACCGCCTACGACGCGGACACTGGTGCCGTGCGTTGGAAACTTGAGGCACCGAAACCGGTTCTCGGCGGGGTTACCCCCACTGCCGGCGGCCTTGTCTTCGCCTCTGACCTGGCCGGCAACTTTTTCGCCGTGGATGCCACCAGCGGCAAGAAGCTTTGGAACGAGCAGGTCGGACAGCCGATCGGCGGCGGCATCATCACCTACCGCGTCGGAGACAAACAGCTTGTAGCAGCGGCAATCGGAAACGGCGGCGGAGCTTGGCCCGCACCCGTCACACGCACCAGCATCGTTGTCTACGGTTTGAAGTAGCGCGCGTTACGCCCACCGTTCACGTGGCCGAGGCGGATGCTCCACTGCAACCCACCTCGACCATCTAAGACTTCGGACGGTGGGCCGTTTTCCTTCGTATCATCGAAGCCCAGTAACGAGCCTCAGGATCTCATCGTGACGACCCAACCTCTTCCAACGTACTTCGTGAGCCATGGCGGCGGCCCTTGGCCCTACATGGACGGCGAGTTTCGGCGGCGTTTCGATGAGCTCGAAGGCTCACTCGTTCGGATGCGCGCTGAACTCGACAACATGCCGAAGGCTGTGCTGGTGGTCTCAGGCCACTGGGAAAAGGAAGCATTCACTCTGTCGTCTGCCGCGCGACCGGGCATGGAATACGATTATTACGGATTTCCCCCCCACCTCTACGAAATCGCCTACCGCTCCCCCGGCTCACCAGCACTGGCCGAGCGGGCGGCCGGGTTGTTGGCGGCTCGAGGGCTCCCTACCGATCTCGACCCTCAGCGCGGCTTTGATCACGGCACCTTCAGCATCATGAAGCCCCTCTA
This genomic window contains:
- a CDS encoding amidohydrolase, giving the protein MIRKAFVAIVAITSFSALQAQSTQGHTGADLIVFNAKISTGNRAQPEATALAVKNGRIYSVGSDADILGLKSAETKVIDAHSRRLIPGIIDAHIHVLNDLAYNYNVRWDGVPTLRQALTMLHEQAGRTPDGQWVKVIGGWSPYQFKENRFPTLAELRKAVPNRPMIVQYAYNRAYLNKQALDVLGVGTDRFPKVPGTEIEKDSRGNPTGVIYGNTWLFVALEMAVPQPTFDEEVSSLVSSIHGLNRFGVTSIVDNGSRWAYPKAQARVAVLARDNRLNVRMPFVDLQLGNGGPVNMVDLELEAITKTAPISPGQNLYPTLPHGHEYRGAGEVLSAEVHDHENFDRPAIIIDPEKMRRFVEEDVKRLVERRIPFRMHASYNENISPFLDALEKVNETTPLDGLRWSLEHAETISPENIARVRKLGGGIALDDKMALHADGFIKTYGLAKALQTPRLRMLIDSGIPLAMTTDGFRASSYNPWVGISWMVSGKSVSGSEALAKDNRLTRAEALKLFTAGGAWFMNAESEAGTIAPGYLADFAVLDRDYFTVPEDQIKSVSSVLTVMNGKVVFGDQDYSGLSPQLPATLPTWSPVKHFGVYYQGK
- a CDS encoding VOC family protein, which gives rise to MADLTPPALNDASPFADMRGHHVAVRTPDFEIAKRWYVASLDFRVVAEWDYADQRLGYLASPVDDRFCIETIVGGEPVPQDVRPYSHLGGTLDFAGYHHFCLSVVDGAETLEELRARGVTIVAEPFVVEAIGRKLAFSPILSAISSNWLRCSPPASRTPSKQTAKRG
- a CDS encoding alginate export family protein; this translates as MSMLATPPYKVGSAPRRPTSDDRNRSGVPRLANAGPCLIFVAAALISPSAASAQVSTNLERAPTLTIDRYSENWSTLADPAARTGDWAEPLKYIPLNEDGSIYLTTGLEARSRYEGYENVNWGASPNDDYVWNRLMPYADLHVGKLRFFAMPIVSAISGTDRRKGPADATGVDMLQAFVDVDIPVPSGDVLRLSAGRKLVSLGSGRFIDRRYGTGVPLPFDGFEGIATGKSRQITGFYLQPVDTKLGAFNDRRSRNKAVWGVYATQWLNAKHTYGVDIYYIGLRDRNAVFDQGAGRQLAHTIGTRFFGDNGAWYWNAEAAVQRGTFAGYRSAAWGVGAETGYRFRNSPLRPEIALTADVVSGDGDPNDRKLGTLNPLFPNGKYFGALSPIGPRNLIHLRPSTTVHPRKDIAVSLTGVAYWRESVHDGIYAIPGFLVRSGKTSDARFIGKQIELAASWQATPKLNLTASLSAFDPGPFIRDTGPARTIKMVGAQTTFRF
- a CDS encoding hydrolase produces the protein MTFRNGLNSLLRPEDSVLLLIDHQPYQLANTNSHDPQAVVNNTTALAKAAKVFKVPTILTSVIANRGGLLFKQLTDLFPDQEVIDRTFINTWEDKPTVDAVKATGRKQLIIAGLWTEVCVAMPALHAAGEGWDVTVVTDASGGASVEAHQVAIQRLVAGGVNVMTWMAVVSEWQRDWARTDTAALLPEILIDHAGGAGIAYLWEQQLLKTPVDTDAG
- a CDS encoding LysR family transcriptional regulator yields the protein MDIEDLRTFVEVADAGGVTPASRRLGISKSMVSRRLVRLEAELSVQLLARTTRGAALTEAGATFRDYAARVIAEIDVAKETILPAGELRGRLRVAAPLSFGPTHFAPVLAEMAARHPELHIHSCYTDRFVDLITEGYDCAIRVGTLPDSNLIARRIGPIRAGYVASPAYIKKYGSPETPEEFVTHQAVMQGTETWPAADGDKIIAMRPRGRFKADNAVALIAAAIQGVGIAGVPLDLVKEHLASGVLVPVMPRYPIPELAIYVVRPPGQHPSRKVRVLTEMLIECFSEHKADQSAN
- a CDS encoding LLM class flavin-dependent oxidoreductase; its protein translation is MEIGIDSFAAIFPDPVNGALPAAADRMAGVLEEIELAERVGLHFFGIGEHHRSEFLDSSPVTILAAAAARTERIRLTSAVTVLGAVDPVRLFQEFATLDLISRGRAEIVAGRGSSVEAFPLFGLPMRDYDELFAEKLDLLLLLRETTHPTWKGRFRAPLTGQGVFPRPHQARLPVWIGVGGTPESFERAGRLGLPLMIAIVGGTFDRFRPLVDLYREAGARAGHDPVQLKVAIHAMGFVADSDAAARDAFYPGWAQMISKYARERGWSQPTRAQFEATAGPEGAFLIGNPATVAAKIQHANEVLGGLSRVAFQMTSAASETAAMLRAIELLGTEVALAVRTLDAST
- a CDS encoding LysR family transcriptional regulator, with translation MNTQDLRTFVEVADAGGVTAAARRLGIGKAIVSRQLIRLEADLGVQLLARTTRGASLTEAGATFREYAAKVIADLDTARETIVPNGELRGRLRIAAPLSFGPTHLAPVLAQLGRLHPSLHIQTCYSDRHVNLIEEGFDCAIRFGRPAPSTLLARRIAPLYASLVASPDYIARRGSPETLEDLLSHEALLQGTEPWDFVDGDKTVTLNVQGRFKADNGVAITAAALAGLGIACLPDGLIVEHLASGALVRVMSHYPQPVYGIFVIRPPGQHPLRKVRALTELLIERLGAPDSLSNNPSG
- a CDS encoding pyrroloquinoline quinone-dependent dehydrogenase, with the protein product MRHNIVITESQTQVTTVDTLRDPQTSSMLSSIALILDSKRPANLRRSFRYLATFTFSSFAMTACAASQENPGAASDGNWASYNRTLAGDRFSPLADITRENVGSLVRKCEYALSEPSSFQTGPLAIDGVLYFTTPGGSFAVDAGTCKERWHITHPVPTGEGVITANRGFAYHDGVLFRGTMEGHVLAISPKDGRTLWDVQIPDAGPGVSIPMAPIAADGKVFIGNAGGDRANVTGHAYAFDAKTGKMLWRFEVVPDTPEIRATWKMPKGNPLSGGGIWTSLTYDEAAGVVYVPTGNPAPDFDGELRQGDNLYVNSVIAIDGKTGRRIAHNQVVKQDYHDWGLSGPPALFTTAGGKRVVASANKDGMLSVLDRGDLKSGLPLLYGQPTTTRKNVDVPLSRERATEFCPGMFGGSEWNGAAFSPKLNTIFVGAVDWCSRVTLTPKDAPVPKTGDIWLGIKEPMTEAMMPWSTARGWLTAYDADTGAVRWKLEAPKPVLGGVTPTAGGLVFASDLAGNFFAVDATSGKKLWNEQVGQPIGGGIITYRVGDKQLVAAAIGNGGGAWPAPVTRTSIVVYGLK